A single genomic interval of Amycolatopsis albispora harbors:
- a CDS encoding serine hydrolase domain-containing protein, with the protein MSRFVPHRLDRVHQALARHVESGLLPGAVTALSSGDEVHIDAVGDVRRDSIFRISSMTKPIAAVGAMVLVEECVLRLDDPLTDWLPELAGPRVLRDPAGPLDDTVPAQREITLRDLLTFRNGFGMLPWSPEPYPIQEAAAELNPFGPPKPFSPFTADEWLKKLGEFPLMHQPGTRWLYHTGAEILGALLARASGQDLETFLTERVFTPLGMTDTAFSVPAGKLDRFTTSYWPNEQTGELEVYDEVGGSWSKPPVFPSAGGGLVSTVDDLLAFSRLFRTTEVLSRASITTMTADHLTPQQKAESGFFPGYFDNRGWGFGVAVSTRRDSIYETPGRFGWDGGLGTSWAVDPTEDLVGVLLTQRADFPLMSKAYQDFWTSAYQALA; encoded by the coding sequence ATGAGCAGGTTCGTGCCGCACCGCCTCGACCGGGTCCACCAGGCGCTCGCCCGCCACGTGGAAAGCGGGCTGCTCCCCGGCGCGGTGACCGCGCTGAGCAGCGGCGACGAGGTGCACATCGACGCCGTCGGCGACGTGCGCCGCGATTCGATCTTCCGGATCAGCTCGATGACCAAGCCGATCGCCGCCGTCGGCGCGATGGTGCTGGTCGAGGAGTGCGTGCTCCGCCTTGACGACCCCCTCACCGACTGGCTCCCCGAGCTCGCGGGCCCGCGGGTGCTGCGTGATCCGGCTGGCCCGCTCGACGACACGGTTCCCGCCCAGCGGGAGATCACACTCCGCGACCTGCTCACCTTCCGCAACGGCTTCGGCATGCTGCCGTGGTCACCGGAGCCGTATCCCATCCAGGAAGCCGCCGCCGAGCTGAACCCGTTCGGCCCGCCGAAGCCGTTCAGCCCGTTCACCGCCGACGAATGGCTCAAGAAGCTCGGTGAATTCCCGCTGATGCACCAGCCCGGCACGCGCTGGCTCTACCACACCGGCGCCGAGATCCTCGGCGCGCTGCTCGCGCGCGCCTCCGGCCAGGACCTCGAAACCTTTCTCACCGAACGCGTTTTCACCCCGCTCGGCATGACCGACACCGCGTTCAGCGTGCCCGCCGGCAAGCTCGACCGCTTCACCACGAGCTACTGGCCCAACGAGCAGACCGGCGAACTCGAGGTGTACGACGAGGTCGGCGGCTCGTGGAGCAAGCCGCCGGTGTTCCCGTCCGCCGGAGGCGGGCTCGTCTCCACCGTCGACGACCTGCTCGCCTTCAGCCGCCTGTTCCGCACCACGGAGGTGCTTTCGCGCGCGAGCATCACCACGATGACCGCCGACCACCTCACGCCCCAGCAGAAAGCCGAGTCCGGCTTCTTCCCCGGTTACTTCGACAACCGCGGCTGGGGCTTCGGCGTGGCCGTCAGCACGCGCCGCGACAGCATCTACGAGACGCCCGGCCGCTTCGGCTGGGACGGCGGCCTCGGCACGTCGTGGGCCGTCGATCCCACCGAGGACCTGGTCGGCGTCCTGCTCACCCAGCGCGCCGACTTCCCGCTGATGAGCAAGGCCTACCAGGACTTCTGGACCTCGGCTTACCAGGCGCTCGCATGA
- a CDS encoding cysteine desulfurase-like protein — translation MSFDVDAVRAAFPALEDGYAYFDGAAGTQVPAPVIEAIAGTYRRGIGNVGGAFPASHRADQIVADARQAVADLVGGDPRGVVLGPNMTTLTYRLAGTLAAGWSPGDEVVVTRLDHDANVRPWVQAAARAGATVRWAEIDDNGELPADQFESLLSERTRLVAGTAASNVLGTRPDVASITAAAHAAGALTYVDGVHATPHGPTDRTALGADFYATSAYKWCGPHIGAVVADPALLDTLRPDKLASSSDDVPNRFETGTLPFADLAGVTAAVDHLAGLTSHEGTRRERILASMTAAEAHEQQLSSRLLDGLRGIPGIQLHGAPARRTAVAYFTVEGQTPRETAERLAAARVNVWNGHNYAWELTGALGIRDTGSAVRASIIHYNTAGEVDRLLTALST, via the coding sequence ATGAGTTTCGACGTTGACGCGGTCCGCGCCGCCTTCCCCGCGCTCGAAGACGGCTACGCCTATTTCGACGGCGCCGCCGGAACGCAGGTCCCGGCGCCGGTGATCGAAGCGATCGCCGGGACCTACCGCCGCGGCATCGGCAACGTCGGCGGTGCCTTCCCCGCCAGCCACCGCGCCGACCAGATCGTCGCCGACGCGAGGCAGGCGGTGGCCGACCTGGTCGGCGGGGATCCGCGTGGGGTCGTCCTCGGCCCCAACATGACCACGCTCACCTACCGCCTGGCCGGCACGCTCGCGGCGGGCTGGTCACCCGGCGACGAGGTGGTGGTGACCCGCCTCGACCACGACGCCAACGTCCGCCCCTGGGTGCAGGCCGCCGCCAGGGCCGGGGCGACCGTGCGCTGGGCGGAGATCGACGACAACGGCGAGTTGCCCGCCGACCAGTTCGAGAGCCTGCTCTCCGAGCGCACCCGGCTGGTCGCCGGCACCGCGGCGAGCAACGTGCTCGGCACCCGGCCGGACGTCGCCTCGATCACCGCCGCCGCCCACGCGGCCGGTGCGCTCACCTACGTCGACGGGGTGCACGCCACCCCGCACGGCCCCACCGACCGGACCGCGCTCGGCGCCGACTTCTACGCCACCAGCGCCTACAAGTGGTGCGGACCGCACATCGGCGCGGTGGTCGCCGATCCCGCCCTGCTCGACACGCTGCGCCCCGACAAGCTGGCCTCGTCCAGCGACGACGTGCCCAACCGGTTCGAGACCGGGACGCTGCCGTTCGCCGATCTCGCCGGGGTGACCGCGGCCGTCGACCACCTCGCCGGGCTCACCAGCCACGAGGGCACCCGCCGCGAACGCATCCTCGCCTCGATGACGGCGGCCGAAGCCCACGAGCAACAACTGTCCAGCCGGCTGCTCGACGGCCTGCGCGGAATTCCCGGCATCCAGCTGCACGGCGCACCGGCGCGCCGGACCGCGGTCGCCTACTTCACCGTCGAAGGCCAAACCCCGCGCGAGACCGCGGAACGGCTGGCGGCGGCCCGCGTCAACGTGTGGAACGGCCACAACTACGCGTGGGAACTCACCGGCGCACTGGGCATCCGCGACACCGGCAGCGCGGTCCGCGCCAGCATCATCCACTACAACACCGCCGGGGAAGTGGACCGGCTGCTCACCGCGTTGTCTACTTAG